In a single window of the Acetoanaerobium noterae genome:
- a CDS encoding helix-turn-helix domain-containing protein, which yields MKHDYDEILKVLIQQRMKTLDITYTELAKISKVSKSTIHSYITYPDKSINIKSLVNICNALNINTYDVLEIIGLKSDGLGEYYPRFKTIILNYLKNNNIEDEMFSDDDFEFIQKVLMYIASNKMYKNK from the coding sequence ATGAAACATGATTATGACGAAATACTGAAAGTTTTAATTCAGCAAAGAATGAAAACTTTAGATATAACTTATACGGAACTTGCAAAGATTTCAAAGGTATCAAAATCAACTATTCATTCATATATAACTTATCCAGATAAAAGCATAAATATAAAGTCTTTAGTAAATATATGCAATGCCTTAAATATTAATACCTACGATGTTTTAGAAATTATAGGCTTAAAATCAGATGGGCTAGGAGAATATTACCCTAGATTTAAAACCATTATACTCAATTATCTAAAAAATAACAATATCGAAGATGAAATGTTTTCCGATGATGATTTTGAATTTATTCAAAAAGTGCTTATGTATATAGCATCCAATAAGATGTATAAAAATAAATAA
- a CDS encoding helix-turn-helix domain-containing protein, which produces MDFYKKKMGKNIQDIRNDKNLTLNNLAELSNISPGTISMLETGSFFRTRFSTIFTILKALGLNEEDFLKNIILDIPFEVTANFISYSEFEKSCLEKCLRTIKQ; this is translated from the coding sequence ATGGATTTTTACAAAAAAAAGATGGGGAAAAACATTCAGGATATAAGAAACGATAAAAATTTAACACTCAATAATTTAGCCGAATTATCTAACATATCTCCAGGAACTATTTCAATGCTAGAAACTGGTTCATTTTTTAGGACTAGATTTTCTACAATTTTCACTATCTTAAAAGCTTTAGGACTTAATGAAGAGGACTTTCTAAAAAATATAATATTAGACATTCCTTTTGAGGTTACAGCAAATTTTATTTCATATTCTGAGTTTGAAAAGAGTTGTTTAGAAAAATGTTTAAGGACTATAAAGCAATAA
- a CDS encoding stalk domain-containing protein, with translation MKKLVGAFLAVGVFLTSSLTGFAYEGKAYPDFMKEEKDLSKIIMSVNGFGLYDDHWEKEQSIYKSEDGLIMTPVKTFSKYLGAELMTSSDKEFKTKYNGKEYQFLVGSTTVKNGDKIHQLESPVTFEKGVISVPFWDLVEIWNLSAKIENDTKILDRYVEPVKAVVTVWSESEKTGMINITDPKSKLVVSNPNEWLDFWEKYDEKTGNEVSKYHIDRVFIDTRDIYDFYFYDDETSGNITDIGTSDRNVNGESLVFIKNGQIVGEAINQNPSEKYKDFNFWYVDPAENSKYPVMMNPEEIKNCQNIGFYRNGLNVMAIIPNPFYVEEGGK, from the coding sequence ATGAAAAAATTAGTAGGAGCTTTTTTAGCGGTAGGAGTTTTTCTTACTAGCAGCTTAACAGGTTTTGCATATGAAGGGAAAGCTTATCCTGATTTTATGAAAGAGGAAAAGGATTTAAGCAAGATAATAATGAGCGTAAACGGATTTGGGCTTTATGACGATCATTGGGAAAAAGAGCAGTCAATTTATAAATCTGAAGATGGATTGATTATGACTCCAGTAAAAACTTTTTCAAAATATCTAGGTGCAGAGCTTATGACTTCAAGTGATAAAGAATTCAAAACAAAATATAACGGAAAAGAATATCAGTTTTTAGTTGGAAGTACTACAGTGAAAAATGGCGATAAAATTCATCAGCTAGAATCACCAGTTACATTTGAAAAAGGTGTTATATCAGTTCCTTTTTGGGACTTAGTAGAGATTTGGAATTTATCAGCTAAGATAGAAAATGATACAAAAATACTAGATAGATATGTAGAGCCAGTAAAAGCAGTAGTGACTGTATGGAGCGAGAGCGAAAAAACAGGAATGATTAATATTACTGACCCTAAATCAAAATTAGTAGTATCAAACCCAAATGAATGGTTGGATTTTTGGGAAAAATATGATGAAAAAACAGGAAATGAAGTTTCAAAATATCATATAGACAGAGTTTTTATAGACACAAGAGATATATATGATTTCTATTTTTACGATGATGAAACATCAGGAAATATCACAGATATTGGAACGAGTGACAGAAATGTAAATGGAGAAAGTCTAGTATTTATAAAAAATGGTCAAATAGTTGGAGAAGCTATTAATCAAAATCCAAGTGAAAAATATAAAGATTTTAATTTTTGGTATGTTGATCCAGCTGAAAACAGTAAATATCCAGTGATGATGAATCCAGAAGAAATAAAAAATTGCCAAAATATAGGTTTCTATAGAAATGGACTTAACGTAATGGCTATTATTCCTAATCCTTTTTATGTAGAAGAGGGAGGGAAATAA